In the Cellvibrio sp. KY-GH-1 genome, TTTGATTGGTCTTGGTTCCTTGGGTCTGCAAGAGCAATCCCACGATTTAAAGACCGCCCAAGAATATACCGCTTCAAACCCATAGATCAAGCCTAAGTTATTAAAAGCCAACCCATTTGCCCGGTTTTGGATTTAAATCACGGCGTTTTTGAGTGTGATTTAGTCAACCTGAACAGCGGTTGAACCAGAAACCTCTAACAACTCAGGTTGCTGGAAGGTTTGCTGGATGCTTTTAGTGACGGCTTGCCCTTCTGCAGGACTGTCGATGACATAGGGAATGATCATGACCATCAGCTCGGTACGCGCCGACGAATTACTGTCCGCACGCAGAAGACGCCCAATTATAGGCAATTTTCCAAACCATGGAACCCCTACATTTCCCAAGGACTTAGAGCTGGAAATTAAACCACCAATTAAGATAGAGCCACCGTCCTGCAGTGTAACCGTAGTCTGGATTTTACGATTAAAAATGCTTGGAGAATCAATGCCGCTGCTCTCATTAGGCTGAGCTTCACTCAACTCCTGGTCGATTTCGATATCCACATGACCAGAAGCGTGAACAACTGGTGATACAGTAAGACGCACCCCAGTTTTCCGATTCGAAATACTTGGAGGAACAACCAGCCCCCCTGTCGTCACTCCACTACTGGTACCCAGTGTAGGTACTTCTGTGCCTACATCTATAGTGGCCTGCTGCCCACTCTTGACCATAAGTCGTGGCCGTGAACGAATTTCGGCACGTTTGTTCTCATAGAATAGGTTTAACATGGCGCGGGTTTCGCCGGCGCTATCCAGAGTTGCACTCAAACCCGAGGTTCCGACACCCAATCCACCCAAAGTGCCTACGACTGAGTTATAAACGCGCCCGCCAACTTTTTGCGAACCGTTAGCCACAAATTCAAAGCCAGTCTGCTCTTTATCGTTTAGGGTTACTTCGGCGAGTAACACTTCTATTAATACAGACGGCGCAGCTTTATCCAGCGTTTGAATGACCGGGAGCATATCCAACCAAGCCTGGCCACTGCCCTTAAAAATAATGGTATTGCGGTTGGTATCCACAACGAAGTTTCCACCGTTTATTTTTGCTGTCGCAGATTGGTTTTGAGAACCTTGAATTGCGTTAGTCGAAGCAGTAGTAACATCAGAGATGGCAGAACCTTGGCCCACAAAAGATTGCCCGCCAGTCCGCATGCCTGGTGATGCACCAGTCTCAAAACTATTTAGGAGCTCAACAATGTGCGCCGCTTCTGTATTGCGGACCTCATAAGTGAAGATCCCCTGGTCGATACTCATTTGTTGGCGACGATCCAACACCTCTACCCACTCACGAACATGGTTGATTATTTGCTGACTACTGGCAAATACTACCAGCTGATTGGCCCCTTCCAGTGGAATAAGAATAATTGAGCCGATTTGCGATTTAATTTGGGCATCATAACCCTCAGCATTAAGCACTTCCTTGAGGTTTTTACTCAGTGCGTCCACCTTCACAAAAGCAGGCTCAATACTGGCAGAAAATTTTCCGCGCATTATCGGCTGATCAAGCACCTCTATTATCGCGAGGGCTTGTTTGACCAAATCAGGCTTACCTTTCAGCAGCACCGCATTGCGGGTTAGGTCTTCAGTGACCTGAATATCTTTCCCAGTGAGCGCATCCCTAACCCAACTAGTCACCCTACTGTTAGTTACCGCCTTCAAAGGCACAAAGACAAACATCGGCCGGTGCGAACTCGGCACCTCCGGTAAAGCACGCCCACTTACCAACAAAGGTGTCTCGCCCGCGGTAATATTTTTATCGATGGCGAAATTCAGCACATCACCCTGCTGGGATACAGCAACACCATAGGTATTCAAGGTACGCGTGGCGATACGAAATAACTCAGACGGTGGAACCGCTTCAACCAATCGTAACGTTACCAGGTCTTCTTGCTTCTCTATTTGTGGATCTAACGTAAAGGACAAACCCAACTGCTCACCAAACACTTCATTAATGAACACAGGCAGCGGCATGTTGTGGTAATTACCTGAAATCGGATCGCCTTTTAAGCTCAGTGAGAGCTCTTGGGCCTGAGCATCCGCAACAGTACTGCCAATCGTAATCGAAGGACCTGGTTTGATTTTGGTTTGAGGTATCTGTTGTTGTGCCTGCGGCTGGCTGGTGGCACTTACAAATTCTTTAGGTTCACGCAAAGGGTCCAACTGAACCAGCTCTTGCCCTTGCTCCGCAGCCGTAGGTTTATGCCAGAAACTGCTACAACTGGTGAGTGTCATAAGCACCCCCAAAGATACGGCGGTTTTCAAGCTGGTGGTTACAACAGAACTGGCCTTCACACTGAACATTATGATTTCCCGGAAAACATAGACTTTGGCAATTGGGCGGGTAGTTTGATTAAAGCGGTGATTGGGTGCAAGGTTTTGATGCTTAGCGCGCATAACCTGCTTGACGCTGGCTGCGCACCGCTAAAATAAATACCGCATCCACAATTGGCGAGTAGTGATAGAGCGCCACATAACCTTGAGAGTCTTTCCCAATTACTAACTCGCGTTTTATAGAATCAATAGGACGACCAACAAGAGGATTAGTTTCCAGAACATCGATTGCCTTGATGATGGCCTGAATTCGCTCCAAGGGGTTTTGAACCTGAAACTTATCGAGATGAGCAAGGATGCGCTCAAAGTCCTCCCAGACTCCTTCGGCAAGTTTGATCGTTGCCATTGCTATTCTCTGGTAAGGGAGTCCTGTAACTGTTGAGTACGCGTCTGCAATTGCTCGCGCACCTGACTCCAATCCAACGCATTGCCAGTAGCTAACAACTTATCCAGGCGCTGCTCAGCCAATTGATTAAACGCTGCGAGGCACTCTTGCTGCTCAGCTTTTTCAATAATCGCCTGCACCATAAAATTATGCACACTGGTTCCCGACTGCTTGGCCGCCAATGCAACCCGTTCTTTTATATCGTCAGGAATACGTATACTGGTAGTCGACATAGCAATCTCCTCTCGGAGCAGAGTAGCACTTTTGTGCTACATAAAAACACTACTCTTTGGGTTGATACATTTTCAGCGTGCGGGTTTCGTCTCCCTGACGAATTTCCACCTGACTTGAAGAGATCGCAGTCACTTTCCAATCACCCACCAATGTATCTCCAACAGCCAATTGACTTACGGGGGGTTTACCAGCAATTGATGCCGAAGAAATGACTGAAACAAACAGCGCATAGCGCTTATTCCCCCTGGTAACCAAACCTGTAAGACGCAGGCTTTCCGGTTTCCCTTCCAGAGCTTTGGCGGGATCCTCGACTGGCGCTTGCTGCTGAATGCCGGTCTCGGAAAACCAGCGTGGCTTTTCCGTAACGGCAATAAACAACCCCATCGCATCGTCTGCCTTGGGTAAAACGGATGCATGCCAGGGGTTTTCTCTTGGTTCTGGCTGATCACTAAACCCGAGAAGGACCCAAATAATACCCAAGACGAAAGTCAATACAGCCAGTTTTACCGATAAGGTATAGACAATCTGCTCGTGAGCGGGTAACCGGGAAAAACGCTGCGAGAGACTCATGGTGCCACACCTTGGCTAACAACCTCTTCCGCGCTACTGAAATAAGCAGTTACCAACATACTGAAAACACCCGAACGCTGCGGACTGTAGCTAAAACGCTCTACAACAAGTACCCGCGGGTGCTCAGCCATCGCGCGCATCAGATTATCAATTTGCGCCACCCCCAGCATTGCAGACACTTCAGCACTCACCTTAATTAAGGTTTCACTGCCAATAGTGACCATTTCCGTCGGTGCTAAACGCAAGCGCAAACTCTCTCCTTCATGAACACTCATTAAAGTGCGCAAGAAGTTTTGTAAATCAGCCTCTGCAAGACCGGCAGATTTGGCTTTCCACAAACGCGCTTGCAACTGGGCACCGACTGCCTTTTCCGCTTCCCAACGCTCAGGCCATTCGGTTTGGGATTCCAATTGTTCCAGCTTGATTGCTGTGCGCTGCAATTGGTTAATGGATTGTTGCTGCTCTGCTCGCCAATCACCCAGACTGAGAGCAAAGTAAATAAGGAAGATATAAAGAATTCCCCAGAGCATCCAGCGCAAACGCGGATTTGAACCGGTTTGCTGTTGCAATTGCAACCAGTGGGGCATCAATAATTTATGCAGGTTAGCCAGCATCGTTTTGTTCCTCTGACACTGCACCAGGCAAGCTAAATAAGACTCGGGTTTGGTCCGGTGTAATACCCGGCTCTACACGTACATCAGTAAAGGCGGGATTGCTGGTGCAAGACTCAATAAGCGCACGGGTATCAAGCCCTTCCTTTTGTAACACGACAATCAACTGACCGCGCTGGTATTGCCAATCGAGTAAAGCAAAGTCGAATTTAGCGAGGCATTGATTGACCTGCGCGGATAAAAATAATGGTGAAGGTGTGGAAACCAGTTCACTCACAGCCTGATTAAATTCCTGCTGACGCAAGGCCCCATCGCGTTGACTTACCAAATCCATCATGGCTTCATTTTTTTCGGCGACTTGTGCAGCCAGCCAAGAGGATTTGATTTCAGTACCAAAACCCAGACCCAATTCCAGACAAGCCCAGGCAATCAACACAGCTGCAATTAATTTGCTCGCTATTTTTTCTTGCGTCAGCGTTTCACGGGTCCAAAAAGGTTTTTCGCTCCAAGGTCGACTGAGCAAATCGGGCGCTAACTCGACCCAATCCACACCCTGAATGGTTTTGCCGCATTGACGAACAAAATCTGTCTGGACGCGAGCGTCCGGTTTACTAGGTGTCCAGCGGGTGTGTCGCAACTCACCTGACAACCAATACTGCATATCCCACCCAAATAGACAGGTCTGTAAATAAAACCCATCTGTTTGAGGCTGACGCAAGAGCGGCTCAGGCAACAATGTTTGCGGCAATTGGGGATTTTCACCCCGACGGTTGGCAATGCGTTCGGCATCCCAAAACCAAACCTGTGCTGAATCATCGCTTTGAACTACCCAACTGCCGACGTTTGCAAAAGGGCTGGCTTGTTGCACCCGTTGATGAATTAAGTTCGCACGTAACGACTTGGGCAGATTAGCCAATGGGATGTTTGTATAGAAAAGGTATTGGCGCGGAATGATTAACCGCGCGGAATCCAATTGCACGGACATGGATGGAGCACATTGATCCAATAACTCTGCGCTATCAGCGGTTATCACCCAGGGTGTGACCAAAGAGGCGGGTTTGCTGAAGGGCCGAAGGTTCATGATCACGCCTGACTATAGGTGCTCGGTATTTGTAGTTAATTTGCCATGGTCCGTAGGGACCAGCGGGCGTCAATTGTAGGCTAATCAACTCTGCTTGTCCCCCCCCAGAATCCCAGAGGGAAATTTGAAACTCATTACCATAGAAAAACCGGGTATTTTCCTCAGACAATCCTGCCGAAATCCCCGAGCGCAGAAAAAAATCATCCAAATCAATGAACGGGTTTTGCTGGCGCTGACTTTCCAATTGCTCCGCACCTTCCTCAGAAATCCCGAAATAGGCTCGCAGTAGAGACCTCGGCATACTGTTCGGATTTATTGTTGTGTAGCGCCGAACACTAAGCCAACCCTGCCAATCAAATTGTGGATGTGTATCCAGCCACTCAGACCAGCCAAATACTCTGCGCAATTCAATTTCTGACCGCAGATAATCGTTTGTAGGTGAACTTAAACCAACGCGCTGGTATTCATATTTTTCCGCACCAGACAAACTCAATGTTTCATTCGCATCAATGTAATCTTGCAATGCAGCGATTAGTTGCTGGCTAACTTGCGCGTTGGGCTCTTGATTGCGCATCAGGCGCTGCAAATCGAAAGTGTCAGGCCCGTTTAGAGCAACTGCCCCCATAAGATCCTGAACATAAAATGCGCTATTTCCGAGCCCCAAATAGGTCGTGCCGTCCAACCGCATTTCATCACCGATAGGATCCATATTAATGGTCCCCTCTTCAGCATTTATGTAATCAGTGACATCTTGCCGAGTCAGTGTTAATCCCGCCCTGGTTAGTCGCGAACTTGATAATACGTAAAACAAAGTTTGTTCCGTAGAACGCAAATCCAATTGCTGCTGCAGATTCAATTTTGCCTGTGCTGCGATTTTTATTTTTTCTTGTACGTAATGATGAAAAATTCCTGCAACAATAAAAATAATCGCTATCGCCCAAAGCACTGCCGCAAGAATAAAGCCCTGCTGTTGCGAAGGAGCCGTAACCAATTTTCTGCTATTCACGGCCATACACTTTCTCCTCAGCCGTGATGATCGCGCGGGTTCGCGTCTCTGTGATAACGACGTAATTTAATAGCTCATCACCCTGATATACCTGCAATCTGATCGCCTTGGGCAACGCCGTTGGCTCTTCTTTTTGCGGCACCCAAAGATCGCGCCAGTTATTTTCCACATCCATATACTGAAACTGGCCTTTCGCGCCCACCCATGTATTTACGACAAATTGCCGCTCTCCTTCGCGATAACCAAGCACGAATTGCTCACCCTTAGTTTCCAACTCCCAGGCTATACGCGTTTTTAAACCCGCACTACCCACCAAGGGCGCGTAGGTATAGGTAGAAAACTGAAACTGATTACCTTCCAGACCACGATCTTTAGGTCGCATCGCAACTTGTGACTGAAGTGTTGTCGTAAACCAACGATAGGCAAATGCCTGCTGGTACGCGTTGGATTGTGTTTTAACCACTCGCTGATACAGCCCCAATGAATAACCAAACCCTTGCATCACCAGAGTCACTACCATAGCGACAATGATCATCACCACCAACATCTCAATTAGTGTAAAGGCGCGCTGACGGTAATAATCCATGCTAGGGAGCGAATGCGTCTTCATTTTTCTTTGGTTCCCGCGCCTGGTACCAAGCAGTTTGGCGATAGTTGTATGTGGTTACCGTCTGCCCATTTTTATTCAGTTCGAGAGTGACTTGATAAAGCCCTAAATCATAAAGACTCAGTGTTCCACGCGGAGACAAGCCCTGTTTCCAGGGCTCCACCAACTCCGCGCGCCATTGCACCAAGTAACCCGCCACATCAAACGCGCCCTCGGACTCGTTGCGCAGATCGACCAGTTTCAAGCGCTCCATGGCGGAGTTGACAACAAATTCGGATTCAGCAACAACCGCCACACGATTGAGCGAAATCAGGTTGGTGTTAATCCAACTGTAAATACCCATGACGGCCATGGAGAAAATTACCAGGGCGACTATTGCCTCGATTAAGGTGAAGCCGCGTTCGCTAGTCATTTGTGCGCGGCTCACAATAAGGAGGGTCTAGCTGTAAGCGGCGGTTAATGCCGTTAAGCTCAGCGTCGATCTCCCCACCCAGGCAAACACCATTGGGCTGGTAGAAGATAGGCTGGTTGAGGTGAAGTTTTAGTTCGCCATCCAACTCCAACCCCTCATTCACCAGAGTTTGTAGCGCGTCTTCCGGCTTAAGGGTGATGGGTTGCTGGCGGGTGTAGGCTTTGAGGGGTAGCGATCCAAGCAGTTGTATCAAGCGCTCATGATCGGACTTGTCTTGAAATTGTTCGTATATAGCCGGTAAGCGCGGTAGAACCAGCGCACTGGTCAGCCCGAGAATCATCAGCACCACTAATAATTCGATCAGGGTAAAACCGGCGCGCGGGTTCATGGGATATTGTTTTTCCGGAAAAGGAATTACTTGGCCAAGCCTATGTCGGCGTCCAGCTCTTCGCCGCCTTGCTTGCCATCAGCACCTTGTGAATAAAGGGTGAAATCCTGCATACCATTTTTTTCGCGACGATACTGGTAGGCATTACCCCATGGGTCCGCGGGAATTTCTTCGTCCAGATACGGGCCCTTCCAATTTTGTTGGGCGCGCGAGTTGTCGGGCGAACGCGCAAGTGCCGCCAAGCCTTCCTGGGTGCTGGGATATTCGCCCATATCCAGACGATAGGTTTGCAGTGACGACTTGAGCAGCTTGAGCTGGGTTTCAGCCGTTTTAACTTTGGCACTATCGACCTTGCCAAACATTCTCGGGCCAACCAAACCGGCCAATAGGCCGAGGATCACCAACACCACCAGTAGTTCGATCATGGTGAAGCCACGTTGGTGAGTTTTAGTATTGCGCATAGATTCTCCTAAAAAATTACCCCCTCCCAGCCTCCCCCTTGGCAAGGGTGAGGAGCTTGCCCCCTCCCCTTTCGAAGGGGAGGGTTAGGGAGGAGCTTGCTTAAATCGCCACGTCATTAACGCTGGTGATTGCCTGGATCAAGCCCAGAATAATCACCCCCACGGCAATCCCAATTAACACTATCGCCAAGGGCTCGATTAATAACAACAGCCGCTTCATCCGGTTTTTACCGGAGTTTTCATAAATCTTGGCCACTGCTTGCAGCATCTCCGCCAAGCGACCGGTTTTTTCGCCGGCGCGGATCAGGTTGTAGGCAGTGGCATTGAGAATCTGGTTATCCTGCAGCGCCTTGGAAAGGCTGCCGCCGGATTGCACCGCATTGAGTGCCGACAATAAACCTTTACTGCGACGCGAGTTTTTCACGCTGGCACGCGCCAGATCCAGTGCGCGCGTCAGTTCGATGTGGCTGGCGAGCATGGCGCTCATTACCGAGGACCAGCGGGCGATATCGGATTCCGCCAACCAGCGGCCAAACACCGGCAGGGTCGATAGCTTATCCAACAATGCCTGGCGCACTTCGGGCTTGGCAAACTGCATCCCCAGCATTGCACCCAACACCACTACGACAGCGGCCACCCAATAAAAATTTTCATTGAGCCACAAACCGGTAGAGAGCACTGCCGTGGCGAGCATGGGTAATTCCTGTTTGCCATCCATTAAATTGGCGAACTTTGGGACTACAAAAATAAAGATAAGTGCCACCGCGCTGATGCCGGTTAGCACCAACACGGCCGGGTAAATCAGCGCGTTGCGCAATTCATTAACCACGGACAGGTCATATTCCATCTGCTCCACGCCGCGTTTCATCGTCTGGCCCAATTGCCCCGATGCTTCCCCGGCTTCCACCAGCTGGATGAAATAGGCAGGCAACTGCAATTCCGCGGCGCGCAATGCTTGTCCGAAGCTGGCGCCGCGCTGCAGTTGCTCCGAGGCTGAACGATAAAATTTGCGCAGTTGCGGATGGGAATCCGCCTCCTGCAATGACTGTAAGGCTTCGGCGATAGAGACGCCCGATTCAAGCATGGTGGTCAGCTCGAACAGCGAAACGGTAATTTCCTCGCGTCCGAGTTTTTTACGGATATTACCGGAGGCTTCCTCATGGGGAGTAACACTTAACGGCTGCAGGCTTTTCTCTCGGATCAGGCGCGCAGCTTCGCGCTCATCAGTGGCTTCGATCACACCGCTGATGACTGCCTGATTCTGGTCGAGCGCCTTATAGCTGAATTGCATCGGCAGCTCCCCTGTGTTTCATCATGGTTTAGTCCGCATCAATATTGGTAGCACGCATAACTTCTTCCACCGTGGTCTGGCCGCGTGCGGCTTTGATCAAACCATCCTGATACATAGACCTGTGGCCCTGGCGGCGCGCCAGCTTGCGCATTTCGGTGACCGGCGTGTTAGCGATAATCATGTCGTGCAGTTCAGGGGAAATAGGTACTATCTCGTACACGCCCATACGCCCGGAATAACCGGTGTTATTGCAAGCAGCACAGCCTACCGCTTCCACCCAATTGGGCGTAAAGTCGCGCTTCAAACCGGCAAATTCAGCATTGATCGACTCCGGTACCTGCGCCGGTTTTGCGCAGTGCTTACAGATTTTGCGCACCAGCCGTTGGGCCTGTACCGCTTTGATCGGCGCCGCCACCAAAAATGGCTCCACCCCCATATCAATTAAACGGGTAAAGGCGGACAGCGAATCATTGGTATGCAAGGTTGATAACACCAAATGACCCGTCAGCGCCGATTGGATCGCAATCTGTGCCGTTTCCAAATCGCGGATCTCGCCCACCATGATTACATCCGGGTCTTGCCGCAAGAAAGCGCGCAGGGCTTTGGCAAAGGTGTAACCAATTTCAGCATGAGCCTGTACCTGGGTAATGCCGGGCAACTGGTATTCGACAGGATCTTCCACCGTGAGAATTTTGCGCGTGCCGTCAGTTGCTTCCTGCAGGGCAGCATACAAGGTGGTGGATTTACCCGAACCCGTTGGGCCGGTAACCAGCACAATGCCATTGGCCTCTTGCATCAGCGAGCCAACCAGATCCATATGATCCTGTTCCAACCCCAGAGTCGCGAGCGAGAGCTCTTTGCGATCTTTGGGTAATAGACGCATGACTATGGATTCGCCGTGTACGCCCGGCAGGGTCGATACCCGCACGTCCATCTCGCGGCCATTCACGCGCGTAGTGATGCGGCCATCCTGCGGCAAACGGCGCTCGGCAATATCAATTTCGGAGATCAACTTCACCCGCGAGGCCACTGCCGGGTAGCGATCAATGGGCTGTTCCAGATGGGTTTGTAAAATGCCGTCGACACGCAAGCGTACCCGGAAGACTTCTTCCTGAGGGTCAAGATGAATATCCGAGGCATTAAAGGTCACGGCTTTGGAGAAA is a window encoding:
- a CDS encoding type II secretion system protein GspD, producing the protein MFSVKASSVVTTSLKTAVSLGVLMTLTSCSSFWHKPTAAEQGQELVQLDPLREPKEFVSATSQPQAQQQIPQTKIKPGPSITIGSTVADAQAQELSLSLKGDPISGNYHNMPLPVFINEVFGEQLGLSFTLDPQIEKQEDLVTLRLVEAVPPSELFRIATRTLNTYGVAVSQQGDVLNFAIDKNITAGETPLLVSGRALPEVPSSHRPMFVFVPLKAVTNSRVTSWVRDALTGKDIQVTEDLTRNAVLLKGKPDLVKQALAIIEVLDQPIMRGKFSASIEPAFVKVDALSKNLKEVLNAEGYDAQIKSQIGSIILIPLEGANQLVVFASSQQIINHVREWVEVLDRRQQMSIDQGIFTYEVRNTEAAHIVELLNSFETGASPGMRTGGQSFVGQGSAISDVTTASTNAIQGSQNQSATAKINGGNFVVDTNRNTIIFKGSGQAWLDMLPVIQTLDKAAPSVLIEVLLAEVTLNDKEQTGFEFVANGSQKVGGRVYNSVVGTLGGLGVGTSGLSATLDSAGETRAMLNLFYENKRAEIRSRPRLMVKSGQQATIDVGTEVPTLGTSSGVTTGGLVVPPSISNRKTGVRLTVSPVVHASGHVDIEIDQELSEAQPNESSGIDSPSIFNRKIQTTVTLQDGGSILIGGLISSSKSLGNVGVPWFGKLPIIGRLLRADSNSSARTELMVMIIPYVIDSPAEGQAVTKSIQQTFQQPELLEVSGSTAVQVD
- a CDS encoding type II toxin-antitoxin system RelE/ParE family toxin; its protein translation is MATIKLAEGVWEDFERILAHLDKFQVQNPLERIQAIIKAIDVLETNPLVGRPIDSIKRELVIGKDSQGYVALYHYSPIVDAVFILAVRSQRQAGYAR
- a CDS encoding DUF6290 family protein, coding for MSTTSIRIPDDIKERVALAAKQSGTSVHNFMVQAIIEKAEQQECLAAFNQLAEQRLDKLLATGNALDWSQVREQLQTRTQQLQDSLTRE
- a CDS encoding general secretion pathway protein GspK; translation: MAVNSRKLVTAPSQQQGFILAAVLWAIAIIFIVAGIFHHYVQEKIKIAAQAKLNLQQQLDLRSTEQTLFYVLSSSRLTRAGLTLTRQDVTDYINAEEGTINMDPIGDEMRLDGTTYLGLGNSAFYVQDLMGAVALNGPDTFDLQRLMRNQEPNAQVSQQLIAALQDYIDANETLSLSGAEKYEYQRVGLSSPTNDYLRSEIELRRVFGWSEWLDTHPQFDWQGWLSVRRYTTINPNSMPRSLLRAYFGISEEGAEQLESQRQQNPFIDLDDFFLRSGISAGLSEENTRFFYGNEFQISLWDSGGGQAELISLQLTPAGPYGPWQINYKYRAPIVRRDHEPSALQQTRLFGHTLGDNR
- a CDS encoding prepilin-type N-terminal cleavage/methylation domain-containing protein, with translation MKTHSLPSMDYYRQRAFTLIEMLVVMIIVAMVVTLVMQGFGYSLGLYQRVVKTQSNAYQQAFAYRWFTTTLQSQVAMRPKDRGLEGNQFQFSTYTYAPLVGSAGLKTRIAWELETKGEQFVLGYREGERQFVVNTWVGAKGQFQYMDVENNWRDLWVPQKEEPTALPKAIRLQVYQGDELLNYVVITETRTRAIITAEEKVYGRE
- a CDS encoding type II secretion system protein J, with protein sequence MTSERGFTLIEAIVALVIFSMAVMGIYSWINTNLISLNRVAVVAESEFVVNSAMERLKLVDLRNESEGAFDVAGYLVQWRAELVEPWKQGLSPRGTLSLYDLGLYQVTLELNKNGQTVTTYNYRQTAWYQAREPKKNEDAFAP
- a CDS encoding Tfp pilus assembly protein FimT/FimU, with the translated sequence MNPRAGFTLIELLVVLMILGLTSALVLPRLPAIYEQFQDKSDHERLIQLLGSLPLKAYTRQQPITLKPEDALQTLVNEGLELDGELKLHLNQPIFYQPNGVCLGGEIDAELNGINRRLQLDPPYCEPRTND
- the gspG gene encoding type II secretion system major pseudopilin GspG; protein product: MRNTKTHQRGFTMIELLVVLVILGLLAGLVGPRMFGKVDSAKVKTAETQLKLLKSSLQTYRLDMGEYPSTQEGLAALARSPDNSRAQQNWKGPYLDEEIPADPWGNAYQYRREKNGMQDFTLYSQGADGKQGGEELDADIGLAK
- a CDS encoding type II secretion system F family protein, translated to MQFSYKALDQNQAVISGVIEATDEREAARLIREKSLQPLSVTPHEEASGNIRKKLGREEITVSLFELTTMLESGVSIAEALQSLQEADSHPQLRKFYRSASEQLQRGASFGQALRAAELQLPAYFIQLVEAGEASGQLGQTMKRGVEQMEYDLSVVNELRNALIYPAVLVLTGISAVALIFIFVVPKFANLMDGKQELPMLATAVLSTGLWLNENFYWVAAVVVVLGAMLGMQFAKPEVRQALLDKLSTLPVFGRWLAESDIARWSSVMSAMLASHIELTRALDLARASVKNSRRSKGLLSALNAVQSGGSLSKALQDNQILNATAYNLIRAGEKTGRLAEMLQAVAKIYENSGKNRMKRLLLLIEPLAIVLIGIAVGVIILGLIQAITSVNDVAI
- a CDS encoding GspE/PulE family protein, with product MSKLIGEILVERGLVQPDDVKKALQLQQSTGGRIGAGLVRMGAVAEEQLLDALSTQLELPVVLVGRDLPDASGLFSQIKQGRIDINWCIDNRIIYWQNDEQMLSYTGRDPLSAFASDVLQYHYPELILKPALILSHSLDILIDYLRKELNAERFFSEGSETKGLRELAEEAPVVELVNNIFSKAVTFNASDIHLDPQEEVFRVRLRVDGILQTHLEQPIDRYPAVASRVKLISEIDIAERRLPQDGRITTRVNGREMDVRVSTLPGVHGESIVMRLLPKDRKELSLATLGLEQDHMDLVGSLMQEANGIVLVTGPTGSGKSTTLYAALQEATDGTRKILTVEDPVEYQLPGITQVQAHAEIGYTFAKALRAFLRQDPDVIMVGEIRDLETAQIAIQSALTGHLVLSTLHTNDSLSAFTRLIDMGVEPFLVAAPIKAVQAQRLVRKICKHCAKPAQVPESINAEFAGLKRDFTPNWVEAVGCAACNNTGYSGRMGVYEIVPISPELHDMIIANTPVTEMRKLARRQGHRSMYQDGLIKAARGQTTVEEVMRATNIDAD